The following coding sequences are from one Humulus lupulus chromosome X, drHumLupu1.1, whole genome shotgun sequence window:
- the LOC133807378 gene encoding uncharacterized protein LOC133807378 isoform X2, with protein MHVIREIYEFQESLQEKTVKMDCLLVLDKAEIPEEISGFFGRIVRVSSAVMKKLSGLQSTESIEAIGLMSIPTSFLNLDDQQQEAGCERWFPVAHRILVLDGIQGGIFLLPGCCDPFNEQAIRASRGASFQLPIVCGSWFHLESHISEFQAKMLAAHLDSHDEMKPVIQLSQKLADSYTNLRLCLVLGSEGSGLSEKSRQECELVSIPMAGQFESLNVSVAGGILLYMLQPRN; from the exons ATGCATGTTATTAGGGAGATATATGAATTTCAAGAATCATTACAAGAGAAAACTGTCAAAATGGATTGTTTGCTAGTACTCGATAAAGCTGAAATACCTGAAGAGATAAGTGGTTTTTTTGGTCGTATCGTGCGTGTGAGCTCTGCAGTGATGAAAAAGCTTTCTGGGTTGCAATCAACTGAATCTATAGAAGCAATTGGTCTCATGAGCATTCCTACCAGTTTTTTAAACTTAGATGATCAGCAACAAGAAGCAGGTTGTGAAAGATGGTTCCCCGTTGCACATAGGATTCTAGTCCTCGACGGCATCCAG GGTGGAATTTTTCTACTTCCTGGCTGTTGTGATCCATTTAACGAGCAAGCAATCCGAGCAAGCCGAGGTGCCTCATTTCAGCTGCCTATAGTTTGTGGCAGTTGGTTCCATCTTGAATCCCACATAAGTGAATTTCAAGCGAAAATGCTAGCTGCGCATCTAGATAGCCATGATGAAATGAAACCAGTCATTCAACTTTCTCAAAAACTTGCTGATTCTTATACAAATCTTCGATTGTGCTTGGTTTTGGGTAGTGAAGGGAGTGGCCTATCGGAGAAATCTCGACAGGAATGTGAGCTTGTGAGCATTCCAATGGCTGGACAGTTTGAGTCTCTCAATGTTTCAGTTGCTGGTGGCATTTTACTGTACATGCTGCAGCCTAGAAATTAA
- the LOC133807378 gene encoding uncharacterized protein LOC133807378 isoform X1 has translation MHVIREIYEFQESLQEKTVKMDCLLVLDKAEIPEEISGFFGRIVRVSSAVMKKLSGLQSTESIEAIGLMSIPTSFLNLDDQQQEAGCERWFPVAHRILVLDGIQDPGNLGTLVRSAMAFRWGGIFLLPGCCDPFNEQAIRASRGASFQLPIVCGSWFHLESHISEFQAKMLAAHLDSHDEMKPVIQLSQKLADSYTNLRLCLVLGSEGSGLSEKSRQECELVSIPMAGQFESLNVSVAGGILLYMLQPRN, from the exons ATGCATGTTATTAGGGAGATATATGAATTTCAAGAATCATTACAAGAGAAAACTGTCAAAATGGATTGTTTGCTAGTACTCGATAAAGCTGAAATACCTGAAGAGATAAGTGGTTTTTTTGGTCGTATCGTGCGTGTGAGCTCTGCAGTGATGAAAAAGCTTTCTGGGTTGCAATCAACTGAATCTATAGAAGCAATTGGTCTCATGAGCATTCCTACCAGTTTTTTAAACTTAGATGATCAGCAACAAGAAGCAGGTTGTGAAAGATGGTTCCCCGTTGCACATAGGATTCTAGTCCTCGACGGCATCCAG GATCCTGGAAACCTTGGTACGTTAGTCAGATCAGCCATGGCCTTTAGATGG GGTGGAATTTTTCTACTTCCTGGCTGTTGTGATCCATTTAACGAGCAAGCAATCCGAGCAAGCCGAGGTGCCTCATTTCAGCTGCCTATAGTTTGTGGCAGTTGGTTCCATCTTGAATCCCACATAAGTGAATTTCAAGCGAAAATGCTAGCTGCGCATCTAGATAGCCATGATGAAATGAAACCAGTCATTCAACTTTCTCAAAAACTTGCTGATTCTTATACAAATCTTCGATTGTGCTTGGTTTTGGGTAGTGAAGGGAGTGGCCTATCGGAGAAATCTCGACAGGAATGTGAGCTTGTGAGCATTCCAATGGCTGGACAGTTTGAGTCTCTCAATGTTTCAGTTGCTGGTGGCATTTTACTGTACATGCTGCAGCCTAGAAATTAA
- the LOC133807379 gene encoding probable glycosyltransferase At5g03795 has translation MSGGKQSPAPPSSSFISLRGSLLTLAISSLISFTCFSFKSIHFQNPTPAPQVSAKIAEETESGVEEVDKDVLSDVYHSLEVFRLNYAAMEKNFKVYIYPDGDPKTFYQTPRKLTGKYASEGYFFQNIRESQFRTEDPDQADLFFIPISCHKMRGKV, from the exons ATGAGTGGCGGCAAGCAATCTCCGGCACCGCCATCTTCCTCTTTCATTTCCTTACGAGGATCTCTTCTCACTCTCGCCATTTCCAGCTTAATCTCCTTCACCTGTTTCTCTTTCAAATCCATCCACTTCCAGAACCCTACCCCAGCTCCTCAG GTTTCTGCAAAAATAGCAGAAGAGACGGAGAGTGGGGTGGAAGAAGTAGATAAGGATGTGCTTTCTGATGTATACCACTCTCTGGAGGTTTTCAGATTGAACTACGCGGCGATGGAGAAGAATTTTAAAGTGTATATATATCCCGATGGAGATCCCAAAACCTTTTATCAGACGCCTAGAAAGCTCACCGGAAAGTATGCCAGTGAGGGTTATTTCTTCCAGAATATTAGAGAGAGTCAATTTCGTACTGAAGATCCAGATCAAGCTGATCTCTTTTTCATTCCCATCTCCTGTCATAAAATGCGGGGAAAGGTATGA
- the LOC133807377 gene encoding probable glycosyltransferase At5g03795, which translates to MSGGKQSPAPPSSSFISLRGSLLTLAIFSLISFTCFSFKSIHFQNPTPAPQVSAKIAEETESGVEEVDKDVLSDVYHSPEVFRLNYAAMEKNFKVYIYPDGDPKTFYQTPRKLTGKYASEGYFFQNIRESQFRTEDPDQADLFFIPISCHKMRGKGTTYENMTIIVRNYVEGLISKYPYWNRTLGADHFFVTCHDVGVRATEGLPPLVKNSIRVVCSPSYDVGFIPHKDVALPQILQPFALPAGGNDVENRTVLGFWAGHRNSKIRVILAQVWENDTELYVLNNRINRATGNLLYQKRFYITKYCICPGGSQVNSARITDSIHYGCIPVVLSNYYDLPFNDILDWRKFSVVLKESDVYQLKQILKDIPDEEFLALHRNLIQIQKHFQWNSPPIKYDAFHMVMYDLWLRHHVIKY; encoded by the exons ATGAGTGGCGGCAAGCAATCTCCGGCACCGCCATCTTCCTCTTTCATTTCCTTACGAGGATCTCTTCTCACTCTCGCCATTTTCAGCTTAATCTCCTTCACCTGTTTCTCTTTCAAATCCATCCACTTCCAGAACCCTACCCCAGCTCCTCAG GTTTCTGCAAAAATAGCAGAAGAGACGGAGAGTGGGGTGGAAGAAGTAGATAAGGATGTGCTTTCTGATGTATACCACTCTCCGGAGGTTTTCAGATTGAACTACGCGGCGATGGAGAAGAATTTTAAAGTGTATATATATCCCGATGGAGATCCCAAAACCTTTTATCAGACGCCCAGAAAGCTCACCGGAAAGTATGCCAGTGAGGGTTATTTCTTCCAGAATATTAGAGAGAGTCAATTCCGTACTGAAGATCCGGATCAAGCTGATCTCTTTTTCATTCCCATCTCCTGTCATAAAATGCGGGGAAAG GGAACAACTTATGAGAATATGACCATAATTGTCCGGAATTATGTGGAGGGTTTAATTTCCAAATATCCTTACTGGAATAGAACCTTGGGAGCAGATCATTTTTTTGTCACTTGTCATGATGTCGGTGTTAGGGCAACAGAAGGACTTCCACCTCTTGTAAAGAATTCAATTCGAGTTGTATGCTCTCCAAGCTATGATGTTGGGTTCATTCCACACAAAGATGTTGCTCTGCCTCAAATATTACAGCCTTTTGCTCTGCCAGCTGGAGGAAATGATGTGGAGAACAG GACTGTCCTTGGATTTTGGGCTGGTCACCGAAACTCTAAAATTCGAGTTATATTGGCACAAGTTTGGGAAAATGATACAGAGCTGTATGTATTAAACAACCGAATTAACAGAGCTACTGGGAATCTGTTGTACCAAAAGAGATTTTACATCACTAAGTACTGCATATGCCCTGGCGGTTCCCAGGTGAACAGTGCCCGAATAACTGATTCCATCCATTATGGATGCATTCCTG TGGTATTATCCAACTACTATGATCTTCCATTCAACGACATCCTTGATTGGCGAAAATTTTCTGTCGTACTTAAGGAGAGTGATGTCTATCAGCTTAAACAAATTCTCAAGGACATACCTGATGAGGAGTTTCTTGCTCTTCATAGGAACTTGATTCAG ATCCAGAAGCACTTCCAATGGAACTCACCTCCAATCAAATACGATGCATTTCATATGGTCATGTACGATCTTTGGTTACGCCATCATGTAATCAAATATTAG